The proteins below come from a single Streptomyces sp. SCSIO 75703 genomic window:
- a CDS encoding endo alpha-1,4 polygalactosaminidase, producing MSADRSPVRRSAALLAVAVVLTGCTAAGGSSGAADGTPRGASGVTPPPAHAGFDYQLGGAYPPPEGVEVVVRDHTASPAPGLYNVCYVNAFQAQPGAADTWEPDLLLREGGEGGRVVMDEDWDEALLDIGDAGKRERIAERVGGWIDACADKGFDAVEPDNYDSYTRAPKGLLGAGDAKAFLTLLAARAHGRGLAIAQKNTVELAPVREEVGVDFAVAEECGRHDECGDYTDAFGDRVLVVEYDAAGLERACGRWGHELSVVRRDVGVTPEGAPGHVRETCGGPGPLPPAGG from the coding sequence ATGTCCGCCGACCGGTCCCCCGTCCGCCGGTCCGCCGCACTGCTCGCGGTCGCCGTCGTCCTGACCGGGTGCACGGCCGCCGGGGGGTCGTCCGGCGCCGCCGACGGCACCCCCCGGGGCGCGTCCGGGGTGACGCCCCCGCCGGCGCACGCCGGGTTCGACTACCAGCTCGGCGGCGCCTATCCCCCGCCCGAGGGCGTGGAGGTCGTGGTGCGCGACCACACGGCCTCGCCCGCGCCCGGTCTGTACAACGTCTGTTACGTCAACGCCTTCCAGGCCCAGCCGGGCGCGGCGGACACCTGGGAGCCCGACCTGCTGCTCCGCGAGGGCGGCGAGGGCGGCAGGGTCGTGATGGACGAGGACTGGGACGAGGCGCTGCTCGACATCGGCGACGCGGGCAAGCGCGAGCGGATCGCCGAAAGGGTCGGCGGCTGGATCGACGCGTGCGCCGACAAGGGCTTCGACGCGGTGGAGCCCGACAACTACGACAGCTACACCCGCGCCCCGAAGGGGCTCCTCGGCGCGGGCGACGCGAAGGCGTTCCTCACCCTGCTCGCCGCCCGCGCCCACGGCCGCGGGCTGGCGATCGCCCAGAAGAACACCGTCGAACTCGCCCCCGTCCGTGAGGAGGTGGGCGTCGACTTCGCCGTGGCGGAGGAGTGCGGCCGCCACGACGAATGCGGCGACTACACCGACGCGTTCGGCGACCGCGTCCTGGTCGTCGAGTACGACGCGGCCGGACTGGAGCGGGCCTGCGGCCGGTGGGGCCACGAACTGTCCGTCGTACGGCGGGACGTGGGCGTGACGCCCGAGGGCGCGCCGGGCCACGTACGGGAGACGTGCGGGGGCCCGGGTCCGCTTCCGCCGGCGGGCGGGTGA
- the htpG gene encoding molecular chaperone HtpG, whose translation MPTETFEFQVEARQLLQLMIHSVYSNKDVFLRELVSNASDALDKLRLAVLRDDTLDADTSDLHIEIDLDAEARTLTVRDNGIGMSQEEVRRLIGTIANSGTAAFLRELREADDAAGADGLIGQFGVGFYSGFMVADEVTLLTRRAGESEGTRWSSRGEGTYTLETVADAPQGTAVTLHLKPADAENQLHDYAAPRTVREIVKRYSDFITWPIRLVPEPRDGEDTPEPETLNSMKALWARPREEVSEDEYRELYQHIGHDWREPLETIRLQAEGTFEYQALLFLPSHAPHDLFTQGHQRGVQLYVKRVLIMDDCEELLPPYLRFVKGVVDAQDLSLNVSREILQQDRHIRMMRRRLTKKVLSTVKEMRETAPERYATFWREFGAVLKEGLVTDPENRDALLAAASFASTHDLEAPTGLRAYTERMKEGQDAVYFMTGESREAIENSPHMETFRAKGVEVLLLTDPVDEVWVDAVGEYEGKRLRSIAKGEIDLGDGGDDGAADEEKGKQGEAYAALLGWMTEHLADEVKEVRLSSRLTVSPACVVSDADELTPALENMYRAMGQEVPHAKRILELNPEHQLVKALNRAYAEREDRAELTETADLLHTLAVLAEGGRPKEPARFVSLVADRLERTL comes from the coding sequence ATGCCGACCGAAACGTTTGAGTTCCAGGTAGAGGCCCGTCAGCTCCTCCAGCTGATGATCCATTCGGTCTACTCGAACAAGGACGTCTTCCTCAGGGAGCTCGTCTCCAACGCCTCCGACGCGCTCGACAAGCTGCGTCTGGCCGTGCTCCGCGACGACACCCTCGACGCCGACACGAGCGACCTCCACATCGAGATCGACCTCGACGCCGAGGCCCGTACGCTCACCGTGCGGGACAACGGCATCGGCATGTCGCAGGAAGAGGTCAGGCGGCTCATCGGCACCATCGCCAACTCGGGCACCGCCGCCTTCCTGCGGGAACTGCGCGAGGCCGACGACGCCGCCGGGGCCGACGGGCTCATCGGCCAGTTCGGCGTCGGCTTCTACTCCGGGTTCATGGTGGCGGACGAGGTCACCCTCCTCACCCGGCGCGCGGGCGAGAGCGAGGGCACCCGCTGGTCCTCGCGCGGCGAGGGCACGTACACCCTGGAGACCGTCGCCGACGCGCCCCAGGGCACCGCCGTCACCCTGCACCTCAAGCCGGCCGACGCCGAGAACCAGCTCCACGACTACGCCGCTCCCCGGACGGTGCGGGAGATCGTCAAGCGGTACTCGGACTTCATCACCTGGCCCATCCGCCTCGTCCCCGAGCCGCGCGACGGCGAGGACACGCCCGAGCCCGAGACGCTCAACTCGATGAAGGCGCTGTGGGCCCGCCCGCGCGAGGAGGTGTCCGAGGACGAGTACCGCGAGCTGTACCAGCACATCGGGCACGACTGGCGCGAACCGCTGGAGACGATCCGCCTCCAGGCGGAGGGCACCTTCGAGTACCAGGCGCTGCTGTTCCTGCCCTCGCACGCGCCGCACGACCTCTTCACCCAGGGCCACCAGCGCGGCGTGCAGCTCTACGTCAAGCGCGTCTTGATCATGGACGACTGCGAGGAACTGCTCCCGCCCTACCTGCGCTTCGTCAAGGGCGTCGTCGACGCGCAGGACCTCTCCCTCAACGTCTCCCGCGAGATCCTCCAGCAGGACCGGCACATCCGCATGATGCGGCGGCGGCTGACGAAGAAGGTCCTCTCCACCGTCAAGGAGATGAGGGAGACCGCCCCCGAGCGCTACGCCACCTTCTGGCGCGAGTTCGGCGCGGTCCTCAAGGAGGGCCTGGTCACCGACCCGGAGAACCGCGACGCCCTGCTCGCCGCCGCCTCCTTCGCCAGTACCCACGACCTCGAGGCGCCGACCGGACTGCGCGCCTACACGGAGCGGATGAAGGAGGGCCAGGACGCCGTCTACTTCATGACCGGCGAGTCCCGCGAGGCCATCGAGAACTCCCCCCACATGGAGACCTTCCGCGCCAAGGGCGTCGAGGTCCTGCTGCTCACCGACCCCGTCGACGAGGTGTGGGTCGACGCGGTCGGCGAGTACGAGGGAAAGCGGCTGCGGTCCATCGCCAAGGGCGAGATCGACCTCGGCGACGGCGGCGACGACGGCGCGGCCGACGAGGAGAAGGGCAAGCAGGGCGAGGCGTACGCGGCCCTGCTCGGCTGGATGACGGAGCACCTCGCCGACGAGGTCAAGGAGGTCCGTCTCTCCTCCCGTCTCACGGTCTCCCCGGCCTGTGTCGTCTCCGACGCCGACGAACTCACGCCCGCGCTGGAGAACATGTACCGCGCGATGGGCCAGGAGGTGCCGCACGCCAAGCGCATCCTGGAACTCAACCCCGAGCACCAGCTCGTGAAGGCTCTCAACCGCGCCTACGCCGAACGCGAGGACCGCGCCGAGCTGACCGAGACCGCCGACCTCCTGCACACCCTCGCCGTGCTCGCCGAGGGCGGCCGGCCCAAGGAGCCGGCCCGGTTCGTGTCGCTGGTCGCCGACCGGCTGGAGCGCACCCTGTAG
- a CDS encoding MASE1 domain-containing protein — translation MAAVVRIHGWPRPVALLVETLLVAGCYYGAGRLGLLLRLVVEGAVVTPLWPPTGVAVACLLLRGPRCLPGIALGSLLVVMSLTTLRPTAVGIVAGNTAAPACAYVLLRAVGFRLDLSRVRDGLALVFLGALTAMVISSAVGVGVIHSTDHLDTAHFWTVWLAWWAGDAMGVVIVTPMLLLLYRARWPPPTRRWREAVGLALVLCVLIPLVTRSSIGLMFLVFPLLIWAALRFELAGSMPCALLASVLVTVTASDGAGAFGRLSPDQVMLKLQAFNGAIGLTALLLSAVITEQHNTRRSVERACQELVEALEHLSAGSGRRQPGQDGD, via the coding sequence ATGGCTGCTGTGGTGCGCATACACGGTTGGCCGCGGCCGGTCGCTCTCCTCGTGGAGACGCTGCTCGTCGCGGGCTGCTACTACGGGGCGGGACGCCTCGGCCTGTTGCTCCGGCTCGTCGTGGAGGGGGCCGTGGTCACCCCGCTGTGGCCGCCCACCGGCGTCGCCGTCGCCTGCCTGCTCCTGCGCGGCCCCCGCTGCCTGCCCGGCATCGCCCTCGGCTCCCTCCTGGTCGTCATGTCCCTCACCACACTGCGCCCCACGGCCGTCGGCATCGTCGCCGGGAACACGGCCGCCCCCGCCTGCGCCTACGTCCTGCTGCGCGCCGTCGGCTTCCGGCTCGACCTCAGCCGCGTCCGCGACGGACTGGCCCTGGTCTTCCTCGGTGCGCTCACCGCCATGGTGATCAGCTCCGCCGTCGGCGTCGGCGTCATCCACTCCACCGACCACCTCGACACCGCCCACTTCTGGACCGTGTGGCTCGCCTGGTGGGCGGGGGACGCCATGGGCGTCGTCATCGTCACGCCGATGCTGCTCCTGCTGTACCGGGCACGCTGGCCGCCGCCGACCCGGCGCTGGCGGGAGGCGGTCGGCCTCGCGCTCGTCCTGTGTGTCCTCATACCCCTGGTCACCCGCAGCTCCATCGGTCTGATGTTCCTGGTGTTCCCGCTGCTCATCTGGGCCGCGTTGCGCTTCGAACTCGCCGGCAGCATGCCCTGCGCCCTGCTCGCCTCCGTCCTGGTGACCGTCACCGCCAGCGACGGCGCCGGGGCCTTCGGGCGGCTCTCCCCGGACCAGGTGATGCTCAAGCTCCAGGCGTTCAACGGGGCCATCGGCCTGACGGCGCTCCTGCTCTCCGCCGTCATCACCGAACAGCACAACACCCGGCGCTCCGTCGAACGCGCCTGCCAGGAACTGGTCGAGGCACTGGAACACCTCTCCGCCGGCTCCGGGCGCCGACAGCCCGGCCAGGACGGCGACTGA
- a CDS encoding PP2C family protein-serine/threonine phosphatase, whose product MFRKHPVQEADELLARLASLTAEARELAELQRTQVELAIALQRGMLPAALPCVPGFRLAARYSPACAGLNVGGDWYDAFTLADGSLGLSVGDVQGHTIDAAAFMGQIRVGLRALASVTSEPGDLLARTNDLLLALGGDLFATCTFLRFDPATGILHGARAGHVPCVWATADGAAGVSGDEGGPPLGVMEGAEYPVTRHRLTTGGVIVLLTDGVVEGPSLNIDDGLDRVVRLAGAAAVAGVEAGTLASSVIENATTVGHEDDAAVLVIGHDGHDGGDCRHPAPAGQGPSGPSAPARRPDGTAPDDTASGDAQ is encoded by the coding sequence ATGTTCCGCAAGCACCCCGTACAAGAAGCCGACGAGCTGCTGGCCAGGCTCGCCTCGCTGACGGCCGAGGCGCGCGAGCTGGCGGAGCTGCAACGGACCCAGGTGGAGCTGGCCATCGCCCTGCAACGCGGCATGCTCCCCGCCGCCCTGCCCTGCGTGCCCGGCTTCCGGCTGGCCGCCCGCTACTCGCCCGCCTGCGCCGGCCTCAACGTCGGCGGCGACTGGTACGACGCCTTCACCCTGGCCGACGGCTCCCTCGGGCTCTCCGTCGGCGACGTCCAGGGGCACACCATCGACGCCGCCGCCTTCATGGGGCAGATCCGGGTCGGCCTGCGCGCCCTCGCCTCGGTCACCAGCGAGCCCGGCGACCTCCTCGCCCGCACCAACGACCTGCTGCTCGCCCTCGGCGGTGACTTGTTCGCCACCTGCACCTTCCTGCGCTTCGACCCCGCCACCGGCATCCTGCACGGCGCCCGTGCCGGACACGTCCCCTGTGTCTGGGCCACCGCCGACGGCGCGGCCGGCGTCTCCGGCGACGAGGGCGGGCCTCCCCTCGGCGTCATGGAAGGCGCCGAGTACCCCGTGACACGGCACCGGCTGACCACCGGCGGCGTCATCGTCCTGCTCACCGACGGCGTGGTCGAGGGACCGTCACTGAACATCGACGACGGCCTCGACCGCGTCGTGCGGCTCGCCGGCGCCGCCGCCGTCGCCGGCGTGGAGGCGGGCACCCTCGCGTCCTCCGTCATCGAGAACGCCACGACGGTCGGTCACGAGGACGACGCCGCCGTCCTCGTCATCGGCCACGACGGCCACGACGGCGGCGACTGCCGCCACCCGGCCCCTGCCGGCCAGGGGCCGTCAGGCCCCTCCGCGCCCGCCCGCCGGCCGGACGGCACCGCACCGGACGACACCGCTTCGGGGGACGCGCAGTAG
- a CDS encoding inorganic diphosphatase produces MEFDVIVEIPQGSRNKYEMDHTRHRIRLDRMLFTSTQYPADYGYVDGTLGRDGEPLDAMVLTGEPTFPGCVIRCRAVGMYLMRDENGPDEKVLCVPAGDPRHAAVQDIDDIPDFDRLEITHFFDVYKDLEPGKSVEGSHWEGRDGAYAEIEASRARARKPAPHG; encoded by the coding sequence GTGGAGTTCGACGTGATCGTGGAGATCCCCCAGGGGTCCCGCAACAAGTACGAGATGGACCACACCCGGCACCGCATCCGGCTGGACCGGATGCTCTTCACGTCCACCCAGTACCCGGCGGACTACGGCTACGTCGACGGCACCCTCGGCCGCGACGGCGAACCCCTGGACGCGATGGTGCTGACCGGCGAGCCGACCTTTCCCGGCTGCGTCATCCGGTGCAGGGCGGTCGGCATGTACCTCATGCGCGACGAGAACGGCCCGGACGAGAAGGTGCTGTGCGTGCCCGCGGGCGACCCGCGTCACGCGGCCGTGCAGGACATCGACGACATCCCGGACTTCGACCGTCTGGAGATCACGCACTTCTTCGACGTCTACAAGGACCTCGAACCCGGCAAGTCCGTCGAGGGCTCCCACTGGGAGGGCCGCGACGGGGCGTACGCGGAGATCGAGGCGTCCCGGGCCCGCGCGCGGAAGCCCGCCCCACATGGCTGA
- a CDS encoding inorganic diphosphatase has protein sequence MEVTVVVGATVGAPFAPADGSDGYTQVSAGSTRVTGYPVGAGHIDDTLTEDGEPTAALVLMEEPALPGRTVRARPVALVHALVDGRPRAEVMCVPAHDPNFAELTGPVALREWHADEETLAVVLHRLDPDHHWRVAHCEGPVAAEEFLDEARDAYERLTGRPE, from the coding sequence GTGGAGGTGACGGTGGTGGTGGGGGCGACGGTCGGAGCGCCCTTCGCCCCGGCGGACGGATCGGACGGCTACACCCAGGTGTCGGCGGGATCGACCCGGGTGACGGGGTACCCGGTCGGCGCCGGCCACATAGACGACACGCTCACCGAGGACGGCGAGCCGACGGCCGCCCTGGTGCTGATGGAGGAGCCCGCGCTGCCGGGCCGCACGGTGCGCGCCCGGCCGGTCGCGCTGGTCCACGCCCTGGTGGACGGACGGCCGCGGGCCGAGGTGATGTGCGTGCCTGCGCACGATCCCAACTTCGCCGAGCTGACCGGTCCGGTGGCGCTGCGCGAGTGGCACGCGGACGAGGAGACCCTCGCCGTCGTCCTGCACCGGCTGGACCCCGACCACCATTGGCGGGTGGCGCACTGCGAGGGCCCGGTGGCGGCCGAGGAGTTCCTCGACGAGGCCCGGGACGCCTACGAGCGGCTGACCGGCCGCCCGGAGTGA
- a CDS encoding GAF domain-containing SpoIIE family protein phosphatase, which produces MTKRESGQPEGPVSPSSPEVAAARLRLLAEATRALASSLDAAQSLRRLARLVVPHLADACVVDVIEGDGLRRLTVTDRDPERALRVLPGGFLPGPDDSSAPLARVLRGGGPLVVSDFPAPDPADSLQAAQWALYRTLGAGSALIVPMRVRQQTLGALTFVRHAPAAPFDEQEQALAADLGHRAGLALDNARLYALQQYTAEQLQLSLLPDMTGLGHLQLAASYVAARERAEVGGDWYDAFPLPDGSAILAIGDVIGHDLAAAVRMGQLRNMLRALAYDSGDDPAGVMSRLDNVMQGLTTIELVTAVIARLETPGTGPWRLRWTNAGHLPPLLAQPNGRTLLLEEGHAPVLGVDPALGRTTACVTLPAGSTLLFYTDGLIERPGEDIGRGLTRLRQQAASLARQPLAVFRDELLNRFSDDQHDDIAVLALRVP; this is translated from the coding sequence ATGACGAAGAGGGAGTCCGGGCAGCCGGAGGGGCCGGTGTCACCGTCCTCGCCGGAGGTCGCCGCGGCCCGTCTGCGCCTGCTCGCCGAGGCGACCCGGGCGCTCGCGTCGAGCCTGGACGCGGCTCAGTCGCTGCGCCGGCTGGCCCGCCTGGTCGTACCGCACCTGGCCGACGCCTGCGTCGTCGACGTCATCGAGGGCGACGGACTGCGGCGGCTCACCGTCACGGACCGCGATCCGGAGCGGGCGCTGCGCGTGCTGCCGGGCGGCTTCCTCCCCGGCCCGGACGACTCCTCCGCCCCGCTGGCGCGGGTGCTGCGGGGCGGGGGGCCGCTCGTGGTGAGCGACTTCCCCGCCCCCGATCCGGCCGACTCGCTCCAGGCCGCGCAGTGGGCGCTGTACCGCACGCTGGGCGCCGGGTCCGCGCTGATCGTGCCCATGCGCGTGCGGCAGCAGACGCTCGGCGCGCTCACCTTCGTGCGGCACGCCCCGGCGGCGCCCTTCGACGAGCAGGAACAGGCGCTCGCCGCCGACCTGGGGCACCGGGCGGGCCTCGCGCTGGACAACGCGCGGCTGTACGCGCTCCAGCAGTACACGGCGGAACAGCTCCAGCTCTCGCTGCTGCCGGACATGACCGGCTTGGGTCACCTCCAGCTCGCCGCGAGCTACGTGGCGGCGCGGGAGCGGGCCGAGGTGGGCGGCGACTGGTACGACGCGTTCCCGCTGCCGGACGGTTCGGCGATCCTGGCCATCGGGGACGTGATCGGGCACGATCTGGCGGCGGCCGTCCGCATGGGCCAGTTGCGGAACATGCTGCGCGCCCTCGCCTACGACAGCGGAGACGACCCGGCCGGGGTGATGAGCCGCCTGGACAACGTGATGCAGGGCTTGACCACCATCGAACTGGTCACCGCGGTCATCGCCCGGCTGGAGACGCCCGGGACCGGGCCCTGGCGGCTGCGCTGGACCAACGCGGGCCACCTGCCTCCCCTGCTGGCCCAGCCGAACGGACGGACCCTCCTGCTGGAGGAGGGGCACGCGCCCGTCCTGGGCGTCGACCCCGCTCTCGGCCGGACGACGGCGTGCGTGACGCTGCCGGCCGGGTCGACGCTGCTGTTCTACACGGACGGGCTGATCGAGCGGCCCGGCGAGGACATCGGGCGGGGGCTGACCCGGCTGCGGCAGCAGGCCGCCTCGCTGGCCCGGCAGCCGCTGGCCGTCTTCCGCGACGAGTTGCTGAACCGGTTCAGCGACGACCAGCACGACGACATCGCGGTCCTCGCCCTGCGCGTGCCCTGA
- a CDS encoding ABC transporter ATP-binding protein, with the protein MGFGQMAAALPRMANMVLRTGWQADPRALTGVVLAQIGQGVTAAWGLVAVNGILTRLFADGPTADKLREALPSLTVLAAVSVAAAVLAAWSTAMSGRLEPQVERAISARYYEAVTRVEVAATERPEVQRVLEAGKFGTDSARHMLRLSVGVGNVLIGMVAAAVVLATLHWTLLPMLLTIALPKGWGAVRSARREYSSRLHWVDHRRAVASLLAYLTRPHAAGEIRAHGAGAKLLRGYEEMSRQMEGEQRRLARAQAHTDLVAGAFSGIASLGCYGMLWWLLTTGGLPLAVGGTAVIAIRTSTARLTSLVQQVNRLYEEMLFLTDTRNATDLAARHAIPRTGRDLPEAVRSVVVEDVSFTYPGAVSPSLKGVSLRVRRGEVTALVGANGSGKTTLTKVLAGLLLPTGGRVWWQGAGGERVELREADRAQVFGCVGLLSQDFPHWEMTAATNVAIGAGDRPRDMDRVKAAAEAADVRTLVEGLPHAWDSIVFKGYERGVQLSGGQWQKLGNARSRYRDAPFFLVDEPTSALDPRAEIEAFDGLWALAAEDHAVVLVTHRLAATAKADHIYVLDGGSIVEEGDHTQLMARPGGLYREMFEAQAAQYGLAGPAADGIPSPRRGAGPRREESR; encoded by the coding sequence ATGGGGTTCGGGCAGATGGCCGCCGCCCTGCCCCGGATGGCGAACATGGTGCTGCGCACCGGATGGCAGGCCGACCCGCGGGCGCTCACGGGGGTCGTGCTCGCGCAGATCGGGCAGGGCGTCACCGCGGCCTGGGGCCTGGTCGCGGTCAACGGCATCCTGACCCGCCTGTTCGCCGACGGCCCCACCGCCGACAAACTGCGGGAGGCGCTGCCCTCCCTGACCGTCCTGGCGGCGGTGTCGGTGGCGGCGGCCGTCCTGGCGGCCTGGTCCACGGCGATGTCCGGCCGGCTGGAACCGCAGGTGGAGCGCGCCATCTCCGCCCGCTACTACGAGGCCGTCACCCGCGTGGAGGTGGCCGCGACCGAACGCCCGGAGGTCCAGCGCGTCCTGGAGGCCGGGAAGTTCGGCACCGACTCGGCCCGGCACATGCTGCGGCTGTCGGTGGGCGTGGGCAACGTCCTGATCGGCATGGTCGCCGCCGCCGTGGTGCTCGCCACCCTGCACTGGACGTTGCTGCCGATGCTGCTGACCATCGCGCTGCCCAAGGGCTGGGGCGCGGTCCGCTCGGCCCGCCGCGAGTACTCCTCGCGGCTGCACTGGGTCGACCACCGGCGCGCGGTCGCCTCACTGCTCGCGTACCTCACCCGGCCGCACGCCGCCGGGGAGATCCGGGCGCACGGCGCCGGGGCGAAACTCCTGCGCGGCTACGAGGAGATGTCCCGCCAGATGGAAGGCGAGCAGCGCCGCCTCGCGCGGGCGCAGGCCCACACCGACCTGGTCGCCGGCGCCTTCTCCGGAATCGCCTCGCTCGGCTGCTACGGCATGCTGTGGTGGCTGCTGACCACCGGCGGGCTGCCGCTCGCCGTCGGCGGCACGGCCGTCATCGCCATCCGCACCTCCACCGCCCGGCTCACCTCCCTGGTCCAGCAGGTCAACCGGCTGTACGAGGAGATGCTGTTCCTCACCGACACGAGGAACGCGACCGACCTGGCGGCACGGCACGCCATCCCCCGCACCGGACGGGACCTGCCCGAAGCGGTGCGCTCCGTCGTCGTCGAGGACGTGTCCTTCACCTACCCCGGCGCCGTCTCCCCCTCACTGAAGGGCGTCAGCCTCCGGGTGCGCCGCGGCGAGGTGACCGCCCTGGTCGGTGCCAACGGCTCGGGCAAGACCACCCTCACCAAGGTCCTCGCCGGACTGCTGCTGCCGACCGGGGGACGGGTGTGGTGGCAGGGGGCCGGCGGCGAGCGGGTGGAACTGCGGGAGGCCGACCGCGCCCAGGTGTTCGGCTGCGTGGGGCTGCTCTCCCAGGACTTCCCGCACTGGGAGATGACCGCCGCGACCAACGTGGCGATCGGCGCCGGCGACCGCCCCCGCGACATGGACCGGGTCAAGGCCGCCGCCGAGGCGGCCGACGTGCGCACCCTCGTCGAAGGGCTGCCGCACGCCTGGGACTCGATCGTCTTCAAGGGGTACGAGCGGGGCGTCCAGCTCAGCGGCGGACAGTGGCAGAAACTGGGCAACGCCCGCAGCCGCTACCGCGACGCGCCCTTCTTCCTCGTGGACGAACCCACCTCCGCCCTCGATCCGCGCGCCGAGATCGAGGCGTTCGACGGGCTGTGGGCCCTCGCCGCCGAGGACCACGCCGTCGTCCTCGTCACCCACCGGCTCGCGGCGACCGCGAAGGCCGACCACATCTACGTCCTCGACGGCGGGAGCATCGTCGAGGAGGGCGACCACACGCAGCTCATGGCGCGCCCCGGCGGGCTGTACCGGGAGATGTTCGAGGCCCAGGCGGCACAGTACGGGCTGGCCGGACCGGCCGCGGACGGCATCCCGTCCCCGCGCCGCGGCGCGGGGCCCCGGCGCGAGGAGAGCCGGTGA
- a CDS encoding NUDIX hydrolase — MKATGFACVYFTDERDRPLQLHSVYSPAHPWQPAGGTMEPGERPWQTAVRECREETGITVAGPPRLLAAVYGLPGDEWPYSTMGLVFDGGRLGEDRIRDIVLDPEEHDEVRVLAVEEWRPLMPARDFARLRAIADARRTGVAAYFDTWDWGAG, encoded by the coding sequence ATGAAGGCCACCGGCTTCGCCTGTGTCTACTTCACCGACGAACGGGACCGCCCGCTGCAACTCCACTCGGTCTACAGCCCGGCGCACCCGTGGCAGCCGGCGGGCGGAACCATGGAGCCCGGCGAGCGGCCCTGGCAGACCGCGGTCCGGGAGTGCCGCGAGGAGACCGGCATCACGGTCGCCGGCCCGCCCCGGCTGCTGGCGGCGGTGTACGGACTGCCCGGCGACGAGTGGCCGTACAGCACCATGGGGCTGGTGTTCGACGGGGGCCGGCTCGGCGAGGACCGGATCCGGGACATCGTCCTGGACCCGGAGGAGCACGACGAGGTCCGCGTCCTCGCCGTGGAGGAGTGGCGGCCGCTGATGCCTGCGCGGGACTTCGCCCGGCTCCGCGCGATCGCGGACGCCCGCCGCACCGGCGTGGCCGCCTACTTCGACACGTGGGACTGGGGCGCCGGATGA
- a CDS encoding antibiotic biosynthesis monooxygenase family protein, with amino-acid sequence MTYGCIASMKTKPGSRDEVATLLLDAADGLSAAGCDLYLVGLADDDDVTIWVTEVWRSKEHHDASLTRTDARTAIGRAMPMLTGDFTKQELSVAGGLGLRPHPAPQSHVSK; translated from the coding sequence ATGACGTACGGCTGCATCGCGTCGATGAAGACCAAGCCCGGTTCCCGCGACGAGGTGGCCACCCTGCTCCTGGACGCCGCCGACGGCCTGAGCGCGGCCGGCTGCGACCTCTACCTCGTGGGCCTCGCCGACGATGACGACGTGACCATCTGGGTGACCGAGGTGTGGCGGTCCAAGGAACACCACGACGCCTCGCTGACCCGTACCGACGCCAGGACCGCCATCGGCCGGGCGATGCCGATGCTGACGGGGGACTTCACCAAACAGGAGCTGTCGGTCGCGGGCGGCCTCGGGCTGCGTCCTCATCCGGCGCCCCAGTCCCACGTGTCGAAGTAG
- a CDS encoding MbtH family protein — translation MTNPFEDEDGVYLVLANDEDQHSLWPAFADVPAGWTVVHGEDTRAACLEYVERNWTDLRPRSLRESAAADPA, via the coding sequence GTGACCAACCCCTTCGAGGACGAGGACGGCGTCTACCTGGTCCTCGCCAACGACGAGGACCAGCACTCCCTGTGGCCCGCCTTCGCGGACGTCCCCGCCGGATGGACCGTCGTCCACGGCGAGGACACCCGCGCCGCCTGCCTGGAGTACGTCGAGAGGAACTGGACCGACCTGCGTCCCCGCAGCCTGCGCGAGAGCGCCGCCGCCGACCCCGCCTGA